The following are encoded in a window of Ruminiclostridium herbifermentans genomic DNA:
- the thpR gene encoding RNA 2',3'-cyclic phosphodiesterase has protein sequence MRLFFAIEFNEELKDYLFSIQKQVRQYCIGGNFTSKDNFHLTLRFIGEQSQQQAELLKSAMKATATSLESSTEKSGARYLLNNKEKHIDTFSAVNTDDGISQRGAKLFEGEEIHESTSISSGGACKPGFELRLSKIGKFDRGNKKILWVGLQRSQQLQALHNKLETNLFKVGYNKEERGYNPHITLAREVRIEAFDQLANEIKLNETSIWVNAISLMESKRINNKLCYVPIERVEFAGKK, from the coding sequence ATGAGATTATTTTTTGCTATTGAGTTTAATGAAGAACTAAAGGATTATTTATTTAGTATTCAAAAACAGGTCAGGCAATATTGCATAGGAGGAAATTTTACCTCAAAAGATAATTTTCACTTAACATTACGTTTTATTGGAGAGCAAAGTCAACAACAAGCAGAACTTTTAAAATCTGCAATGAAAGCTACTGCTACTAGCTTAGAAAGTTCAACAGAAAAGTCTGGCGCAAGATACCTTCTTAATAATAAGGAAAAACACATAGATACTTTTTCTGCTGTAAACACTGATGATGGAATTTCCCAAAGAGGGGCTAAGCTTTTTGAAGGTGAGGAGATTCATGAGAGCACGTCAATATCCAGCGGTGGTGCTTGTAAGCCAGGATTTGAACTGAGACTAAGTAAAATAGGCAAATTTGATAGAGGAAATAAGAAAATATTATGGGTTGGTCTGCAAAGAAGTCAACAACTGCAAGCCTTGCATAATAAACTTGAAACTAATTTATTTAAAGTTGGATACAATAAAGAAGAGCGAGGCTACAATCCACATATCACTTTAGCTAGAGAAGTTAGAATAGAAGCATTTGACCAGTTGGCAAATGAAATAAAGCTAAATGAAACTTCCATTTGGGTAAATGCTATTTCACTTATGGAGAGTAAAAGAATTAATAACAAGCTATGTTATGTGCCTATAGAGAGAGTGGAATTTGCAGGCAAGAAATAG
- a CDS encoding GDSL-type esterase/lipase family protein, producing the protein MKKLKEMLSIVLSAASLFGASLPAYAPSNLVEEVITTYIPMSIMNQSTKYVALGDSITTGYGLENYNSNDVKNKTSEKSFVTKLSKKIGKEAVNLGVDGIDSTRLLKAITKPSTADEKEIIAQIEKAGVITISIGGNDVFMALAEVLNDKLGKDKNLFNANKQDILKVTMDLIFNKSAKETLKNNVIKATRTFTGDKANNEEGNFASIIREIKELNPGAQIVVNTIYNPYDIQFASFCNEAIETINAKIISDSENGKNYLVADVYSAFAKARKGTILVNADTGKTFDPHPTAKGHEVIYTVIASVMQNNTLPYSIKASISNGKLTHSVFEGEVHFKVTPDKGYKIPKNISITIGNGDKTIIALDSNGTAVIPIADVGADMVVSGICD; encoded by the coding sequence ATGAAGAAATTGAAAGAAATGCTTTCAATCGTACTTAGTGCTGCATCGTTATTTGGAGCGTCCTTACCTGCCTATGCTCCTAGCAATTTAGTAGAAGAGGTTATCACTACATATATCCCAATGAGTATTATGAATCAAAGTACTAAGTATGTTGCGTTAGGAGATTCTATTACAACGGGATATGGTTTGGAGAACTACAATAGTAACGATGTAAAGAATAAAACTAGTGAAAAGAGTTTTGTTACCAAATTAAGTAAAAAAATAGGGAAAGAAGCAGTGAATTTAGGGGTAGATGGAATAGATTCCACAAGGCTATTAAAAGCAATAACTAAGCCTTCAACAGCAGATGAGAAGGAGATAATAGCCCAAATAGAGAAAGCCGGCGTTATAACAATTTCTATAGGTGGAAATGATGTGTTTATGGCGTTGGCAGAGGTCTTAAATGACAAGCTTGGAAAAGACAAGAATCTTTTTAATGCCAATAAGCAGGATATTCTCAAGGTAACAATGGACCTTATTTTCAATAAAAGTGCAAAGGAAACCTTAAAAAATAACGTAATAAAAGCTACCAGAACATTTACTGGGGATAAAGCAAATAATGAGGAAGGAAACTTTGCTAGTATAATAAGAGAAATAAAGGAGTTAAATCCTGGTGCTCAAATTGTAGTAAACACAATCTATAATCCATATGATATTCAATTTGCCAGCTTTTGTAATGAAGCCATAGAAACAATAAACGCAAAGATAATAAGTGACTCTGAAAATGGGAAAAATTATCTAGTGGCTGATGTGTATTCGGCTTTTGCCAAAGCTAGGAAGGGAACTATACTTGTAAATGCCGATACTGGAAAAACCTTTGATCCCCATCCTACTGCAAAAGGGCATGAAGTAATTTATACTGTAATTGCGTCCGTTATGCAGAATAACACTCTTCCATACAGTATTAAAGCCTCTATTTCAAATGGTAAGCTGACTCATAGTGTTTTTGAAGGTGAAGTGCATTTTAAAGTTACGCCAGACAAAGGCTATAAGATTCCTAAAAATATTTCAATAACAATTGGAAACGGTGATAAGACAATTATTGCCTTAGACAGCAACGGTACGGCAGTAATACCAATTGCGGATGTTGGAGCAGATATGGTGGTTAGTGGAATTTGCGATTAG
- the istB gene encoding IS21-like element helper ATPase IstB, translating into MNNSTYNQLCRNMEILGLGQMVIHLDEISNFVTSNNLSFTEGLLRLSNYEVDFKEAKASRSMIKAAAFPFVKELKDYDFNFQPSVNQQEIQELCTLGFLERNENIVFLGPSGVGKTHLATSIGIAAAKKRTSTYFIKCHDLLQQLKKAKLENRLDVRLRHFCHYRLLIIDELGYLPIDKEDSNMFFQLIDMRYERKSTILTTNMNFNEWDGVFYDAVVANAILDRVLHHAHVISISGKSYRLKDHMKQGE; encoded by the coding sequence ATGAATAACAGTACATACAACCAGCTATGCCGGAACATGGAAATTCTTGGTCTTGGGCAAATGGTAATTCATCTTGATGAAATATCTAATTTTGTGACATCCAACAATCTTTCGTTTACAGAAGGACTACTGAGACTTAGTAATTACGAAGTTGATTTTAAGGAGGCCAAAGCATCTAGATCTATGATTAAAGCAGCAGCATTTCCTTTTGTAAAGGAATTGAAAGATTATGATTTCAATTTTCAGCCGTCAGTAAATCAGCAAGAAATACAAGAACTTTGCACGCTTGGTTTTCTTGAAAGAAATGAGAATATAGTATTTCTTGGTCCAAGTGGTGTTGGAAAGACTCATCTGGCAACATCAATAGGAATAGCTGCAGCAAAGAAACGTACTAGCACATATTTTATCAAATGTCATGATTTATTGCAGCAACTAAAGAAAGCAAAACTGGAAAACAGACTTGATGTAAGACTCAGACACTTCTGCCATTACAGACTACTTATCATTGATGAACTTGGCTACTTACCCATTGATAAAGAAGATTCTAATATGTTTTTTCAGCTTATAGATATGAGATATGAGAGAAAAAGTACCATTCTTACAACAAACATGAATTTCAACGAATGGGATGGTGTATTCTATGACGCAGTTGTAGCCAATGCAATACTTGACAGGGTATTGCACCATGCACATGTAATATCTATATCTGGAAAGTCATACAGATTAAAGGATCATATGAAGCAAGGAGAATAG
- the istA gene encoding IS21 family transposase: protein MIIKSSIITDLNIQTVKDLYKLKPFMEDTTLKVNKSQIARELDVDRRTVDKYINGFHKAKSRECVNCITAYYDIIAELLSDNSQQIFYYRRVLWQYLVDNHSYEGSYVNFCYYLRKYPELDSYFKKSRPSNANNVTIRYETGMGQQAQLDWKESIRFTLSTGEIIEVNIFVLLLSYSRFRVYRVSLSKTQDILFSFLDDAFNTFGGVPSEIVTDNMKTVMDEPRTEYTEGKINIKFKQFADDYGFKVHPCIAGRPRTKAKVEAPMKLLDEIRAYNGKLDYKELNELVTRINNRVNMQVNQGTGRIPLMYFNKEKAFLGSLPADTIRKPYQITPHKVKVNSSSMFNHNECQYSVPPEYIGKTLTLQVYDGYIHVYYNMELITIHTLSKKKLNYFTEHYTAIARKSHAFKEENINERAKENLQVIGEVYSYE from the coding sequence ATGATTATCAAAAGTAGTATCATAACAGATTTAAATATTCAAACTGTCAAGGATCTTTATAAGTTAAAACCATTTATGGAGGACACAACATTGAAGGTTAATAAAAGCCAGATCGCAAGGGAACTTGATGTCGATAGGCGTACAGTTGATAAATACATTAATGGCTTTCATAAGGCCAAATCCAGAGAATGCGTGAATTGTATCACTGCTTACTATGACATTATCGCAGAGCTTCTATCTGATAACAGCCAGCAGATATTTTATTACAGAAGAGTTTTATGGCAATACCTAGTAGACAATCATTCTTATGAAGGGTCTTATGTGAATTTCTGCTACTATCTAAGAAAATATCCTGAACTAGACTCATATTTCAAAAAAAGCAGACCTTCAAACGCAAATAACGTAACCATACGTTATGAAACAGGAATGGGTCAACAAGCACAACTAGACTGGAAAGAGTCTATACGATTTACTCTTTCAACAGGTGAAATAATAGAAGTAAACATATTTGTATTATTGCTGTCATACTCACGTTTTAGAGTATACAGGGTATCTCTATCAAAAACACAGGACATATTATTTTCATTCCTTGATGATGCGTTTAACACGTTTGGAGGTGTTCCAAGTGAGATTGTCACCGATAATATGAAAACAGTTATGGATGAGCCAAGAACAGAGTATACAGAAGGGAAAATAAATATAAAATTTAAGCAGTTTGCGGATGATTATGGTTTTAAGGTGCACCCTTGTATTGCAGGAAGACCAAGAACAAAAGCCAAAGTAGAAGCACCAATGAAACTACTTGATGAGATAAGAGCCTACAATGGAAAACTTGATTACAAGGAACTTAATGAGTTGGTCACACGAATAAATAACAGAGTAAACATGCAGGTAAATCAAGGTACAGGTCGTATTCCATTAATGTATTTCAACAAGGAAAAAGCTTTCTTAGGAAGCTTACCAGCCGATACCATAAGAAAGCCTTATCAAATAACTCCACATAAAGTAAAAGTAAATTCATCCAGCATGTTCAACCATAATGAATGCCAGTATTCTGTACCACCAGAATACATTGGAAAAACTCTTACTTTACAAGTGTATGATGGTTACATACATGTTTATTATAACATGGAATTAATAACTATCCATACCCTTAGTAAAAAGAAACTAAATTATTTTACAGAACACTATACTGCTATAGCAAGAAAATCGCATGCATTTAAGGAAGAAAATATAAATGAGCGGGCAAAAGAAAACTTACAGGTTATAGGAGAAGTATATAGTTATGAATAA
- the cas2 gene encoding CRISPR-associated endonuclease Cas2, translating to MFVILVYDFGEKRVGKALKICRKYLTWVQNSVFEGEITEGNLKKLKIELTKKMEKSEDSIILYSFSNTRYTHKEIIGLEKNVPTVFL from the coding sequence GTGTTCGTTATTTTAGTATATGATTTTGGTGAAAAGCGAGTAGGCAAAGCATTAAAAATATGTAGAAAATACTTAACTTGGGTTCAAAATTCAGTTTTCGAAGGGGAAATTACAGAGGGCAACTTAAAGAAATTAAAAATAGAACTTACAAAAAAGATGGAGAAATCAGAGGATTCAATAATCTTGTATTCTTTTTCAAATACTAGATATACTCATAAAGAAATAATTGGGTTAGAAAAAAATGTTCCAACAGTTTTTCTGTGA
- the cas1b gene encoding type I-B CRISPR-associated endonuclease Cas1b, with protein sequence MKKDIYIFNGGKLVRKDNTLLFESVEGKKYIPVNNVESIYIFGEVDINKSLLEFLCTNEIVLHFYNYYEYYIGSFYPRECLNSGFVTLRQSEFYIDYNKRLFIAKQFIDGSVKNIIQVLRYYNSRSADLSQEIEEILQMLDSLSSQETIEQAMAIEGNIREKYYKCFNKIINDKAFTFTSRTKRPPKDKINSLISFGNSMLYTIVLSQIYQTNLDPRIGYLHTTNNRRFSLNLDLAEIFKPIIVDRTIFSVINKKIITAKDFNKDLGGIILKDEGRMKFVKEFNDKLETTIKHPSLENKVSYKRLIRLEAYKLQKHITEGEVYEPFIARW encoded by the coding sequence TTGAAAAAGGATATTTATATTTTTAATGGCGGAAAGCTTGTTAGAAAGGACAATACATTGCTTTTTGAAAGTGTTGAAGGAAAAAAGTATATTCCTGTAAATAATGTTGAAAGTATATATATTTTCGGCGAGGTAGATATAAATAAAAGCTTGCTGGAATTCTTATGCACCAATGAAATTGTTCTGCATTTTTATAATTATTATGAATACTACATAGGAAGTTTTTATCCAAGAGAATGTCTCAATTCAGGTTTTGTTACACTAAGACAGAGCGAGTTTTATATTGACTACAATAAGAGATTATTTATTGCAAAACAGTTTATTGATGGAAGTGTAAAAAATATAATTCAAGTTCTGAGATATTATAATAGCAGAAGTGCAGATTTGTCACAGGAAATAGAAGAAATACTTCAAATGTTGGATTCATTAAGTAGTCAGGAAACCATTGAACAGGCAATGGCAATAGAAGGTAATATACGAGAAAAATACTATAAGTGCTTCAATAAAATAATTAATGATAAAGCGTTTACTTTTACCAGCAGAACTAAAAGACCTCCAAAAGACAAAATTAACAGTTTAATTAGCTTTGGAAATTCAATGCTTTATACTATTGTATTGTCTCAGATATATCAAACAAATTTAGATCCGAGAATAGGTTACCTGCATACCACAAATAATAGAAGGTTTTCGTTGAATTTAGACTTGGCTGAAATTTTTAAACCCATTATAGTTGACCGGACTATTTTTAGTGTTATAAACAAAAAAATAATTACTGCAAAGGATTTTAACAAGGATTTAGGCGGCATTATATTGAAGGATGAAGGTAGAATGAAGTTTGTAAAAGAATTTAACGACAAACTAGAAACTACTATAAAACACCCTTCTCTCGAGAATAAGGTTTCATACAAAAGGCTTATAAGATTAGAAGCATACAAGCTTCAAAAGCATATTACAGAGGGAGAAGTTTATGAGCCATTTATAGCGAGGTGGTAG
- the cas4 gene encoding CRISPR-associated protein Cas4, whose protein sequence is MEVNGTLIWYYNICKREVWLMSRNIVPDQHNENIDLGKFLHENSFSRKKKEISFGSVKFDVILDTKDKLVIGETKKSSKYEAASKWQMMFYLKTLKDAGINAEGVMLYPEEKRRDEVLLDDTSIQTLNNMILDINSIIEKEEPPKAEKCKYCKNCGYLEYCYA, encoded by the coding sequence GTGGAGGTTAATGGAACATTAATTTGGTATTATAATATCTGCAAAAGAGAAGTATGGCTAATGTCAAGAAATATAGTGCCGGATCAGCATAATGAAAATATTGATTTGGGCAAATTTTTACATGAGAATTCATTTTCACGAAAGAAAAAAGAGATAAGCTTTGGGTCTGTAAAATTTGATGTAATTCTTGATACAAAAGATAAATTAGTAATAGGTGAAACAAAAAAATCATCAAAGTATGAAGCAGCTTCTAAATGGCAGATGATGTTCTACTTAAAAACTCTTAAAGATGCAGGAATAAATGCCGAAGGCGTTATGCTTTATCCTGAAGAAAAGCGTCGGGATGAGGTGCTGCTGGATGATACTAGTATTCAGACTCTGAATAATATGATTTTGGATATTAACTCTATTATAGAGAAGGAAGAGCCTCCTAAGGCTGAAAAATGTAAATACTGTAAAAATTGTGGCTATTTAGAATATTGCTATGCATAG
- the cas3 gene encoding CRISPR-associated helicase Cas3', with protein sequence MLYAHFDRDKNEEQLLYDHLKNVSDLMTDRLCYLSFEGIPNEDFKKLLTLVGRYHDLGKATTYFQSYLTKGIENELKSHSFLSSSVFVKMCEDSFSKELIYLGLIAIYNHHGSLSTYFDSINWNDLIKQYNNFIKTVKENSFNMDYLDIDRSELEIKEIEEVIKYKNRMINIRRRTPLHFFVLQYIFSSLICFDKLDSAGIYRKQQEKLPTIAALDDHILKKSKGQQSNMQNQRNEIRCKVLETINRLTDEELKNNRIFTFTAPTGAGKTLTSVAAELRLSERLKKIYGTEPNIIVAIPFVNILEQTKEDYNSIFKNVLVHHCLSNLKEYDESDMTNLHEKSLLTDTWESNVIMTTFVQFFESILTAKNNRLMKLNKMSGSIVVLDEIQSLPPQYYPLLGAVIKKISDYYGIWFILMTATQPKIIEYANMLLDDSEMSAIELLQDGRRYFMELERTMLIPCFEKIYEIDDIAELIHKTKPCYRNALVVVNTIASSIELYNKLIKDGHTVLYLSTNLISVDRKKVIEDCQKLIKDKVPFILVSTQTIEAGVDLDFDIGYRDLAPLESIIQVAGRVNRNGKKVPHSPVYIFESGKGSQVYKLYRIDKTKKYLSGNIKENEYVNLVDSYYTEMLEDKSYNREIWEAVHKLDYEEISKFKLIDEQNIHDVIIEKDDIITEALEEYCALRKEYSKNKSYDIRDEIKQKTMLINQYTVKVRTNKLVKNMPWRFNEIYSYIDAPYLIVPKPNVSQFYNCTGFISENNDAFFY encoded by the coding sequence ATGCTGTATGCACATTTTGACAGAGATAAAAATGAGGAACAATTATTATATGACCATTTGAAAAATGTATCTGATTTGATGACAGATAGGCTGTGCTATTTGTCCTTTGAAGGAATACCTAACGAAGATTTTAAAAAGCTTTTGACATTAGTAGGAAGATATCATGACTTGGGGAAAGCTACTACTTATTTTCAAAGCTATTTGACTAAAGGCATAGAAAATGAATTGAAGTCACATTCCTTTTTATCCTCTTCTGTCTTTGTTAAAATGTGTGAAGACAGCTTTTCTAAGGAGTTAATATATTTAGGGTTAATTGCTATTTACAATCATCATGGAAGCTTAAGTACCTATTTTGATAGCATTAATTGGAATGACTTGATTAAGCAATATAATAATTTTATTAAGACAGTAAAAGAGAATTCATTTAATATGGATTATCTTGATATTGACAGGTCAGAGCTTGAAATTAAGGAAATTGAGGAAGTTATTAAATATAAAAATAGAATGATTAATATAAGACGTAGAACACCTCTTCACTTTTTTGTACTTCAATACATTTTTTCTTCTCTCATATGCTTTGACAAATTGGATTCTGCCGGGATTTATCGAAAACAGCAGGAAAAGCTTCCTACAATTGCTGCTTTGGATGACCATATTTTAAAGAAATCTAAGGGTCAGCAAAGTAATATGCAAAATCAGCGAAATGAGATAAGATGCAAAGTGCTTGAAACAATAAACAGACTTACAGATGAGGAACTTAAAAACAATAGAATATTTACTTTTACTGCACCTACAGGAGCTGGCAAAACTCTTACAAGTGTTGCTGCAGAACTAAGACTTTCTGAAAGATTAAAGAAAATATATGGAACAGAACCAAATATAATTGTAGCAATTCCTTTTGTAAATATTCTTGAGCAGACGAAGGAAGATTATAATAGCATTTTCAAAAATGTCCTCGTACACCATTGCTTGAGTAATTTAAAAGAGTACGATGAATCAGATATGACTAATCTGCATGAAAAGTCGTTACTAACGGATACATGGGAAAGCAACGTAATAATGACTACCTTTGTGCAGTTTTTTGAAAGCATTCTTACTGCGAAGAATAACAGGCTTATGAAGCTTAATAAAATGTCGGGAAGTATAGTGGTTTTGGATGAAATTCAATCGCTTCCTCCTCAATATTATCCCTTATTAGGGGCTGTAATTAAAAAAATATCTGATTACTATGGTATTTGGTTTATTCTTATGACTGCTACTCAGCCTAAAATAATTGAATATGCTAATATGCTTCTTGATGATAGCGAAATGTCAGCAATTGAGCTGCTTCAGGATGGCAGACGATATTTTATGGAATTAGAAAGAACAATGCTGATACCTTGCTTTGAAAAAATATATGAAATTGATGATATCGCAGAATTGATTCATAAAACCAAGCCTTGTTATAGGAATGCTCTTGTTGTTGTAAATACAATAGCATCTAGCATCGAATTGTATAATAAATTAATTAAAGATGGCCATACGGTTCTATATTTGTCTACAAATTTAATCAGCGTGGACAGAAAGAAAGTTATTGAAGATTGTCAAAAACTGATAAAGGATAAAGTACCTTTTATTCTTGTATCTACACAGACTATAGAAGCAGGAGTTGATTTAGATTTTGATATTGGGTATAGAGATCTTGCTCCTCTTGAATCAATTATTCAGGTTGCAGGAAGAGTGAACAGAAATGGCAAAAAGGTGCCTCATAGCCCAGTTTATATTTTTGAAAGCGGTAAAGGCAGCCAAGTTTACAAATTATATAGAATTGATAAAACTAAAAAGTATTTAAGCGGAAATATAAAGGAAAATGAATATGTAAATTTGGTTGACAGCTATTATACTGAAATGCTTGAGGATAAATCCTATAACAGAGAAATCTGGGAGGCTGTACATAAACTTGATTATGAAGAAATTTCCAAATTTAAGCTTATTGATGAGCAGAATATTCATGATGTGATTATTGAAAAGGATGATATTATAACAGAAGCTTTAGAGGAATATTGTGCTTTGAGAAAAGAATATTCAAAGAATAAAAGCTATGATATTCGAGATGAAATTAAGCAGAAAACCATGTTGATAAACCAATATACAGTGAAAGTCAGAACTAATAAATTAGTCAAAAATATGCCGTGGAGATTTAATGAAATTTACTCGTATATTGATGCACCGTATTTAATTGTTCCCAAACCAAATGTTTCCCAGTTTTATAATTGTACAGGCTTTATATCTGAAAATAATGATGCATTTTTTTATTAG
- the cas5 gene encoding CRISPR-associated protein Cas5: MKVLSFELNGKMAHFRKYYSNSTALSYMLPPVATIKGMLAGLLGYERDTYYELFSNNLCKIAVCVNSPIKKMTQRMNLLKVERISHLNGSAANRTQNDTEFIIPKNIRTGHVSYQIIFWHKNDSIIDELSKLLCNGSSFYSSKGICMALGSAQCLGWIQNAKVVEAEEHKSTGEKLKIFGAINIEHLKYLEVPESYEFSVIKEESITEFDENRFITADSKKKLLVNLLDTPVSAVLHNGTDYISVENKSYLFVK, translated from the coding sequence ATGAAAGTCCTATCCTTTGAGCTAAATGGCAAGATGGCTCATTTTAGAAAATATTATTCTAATTCAACTGCATTATCTTATATGCTTCCGCCTGTTGCTACGATAAAAGGAATGCTGGCTGGTTTGTTGGGATATGAGAGAGATACATATTATGAATTGTTCTCGAATAATTTATGTAAAATTGCTGTTTGTGTTAATTCTCCAATAAAAAAAATGACACAGAGAATGAATTTGCTTAAGGTTGAGAGAATAAGCCATTTAAACGGTTCTGCTGCTAATAGAACACAGAATGATACTGAGTTTATTATACCTAAGAACATCAGAACTGGGCATGTCAGCTATCAAATTATATTTTGGCACAAGAATGATTCTATAATAGATGAACTATCAAAGCTTTTATGTAATGGTTCTAGTTTTTACTCTAGTAAAGGCATTTGTATGGCGTTAGGTAGTGCACAATGCCTTGGTTGGATTCAAAATGCCAAGGTAGTTGAGGCTGAGGAACATAAAAGTACTGGAGAGAAGCTGAAAATATTTGGGGCAATAAATATTGAACATTTGAAATACTTAGAGGTTCCAGAATCATATGAATTTTCAGTTATAAAAGAGGAAAGTATCACTGAGTTTGATGAAAACAGGTTTATTACAGCAGATTCAAAGAAAAAGCTATTGGTAAACCTGCTAGATACGCCTGTTTCAGCAGTATTACACAATGGAACAGATTACATTTCTGTAGAAAATAAAAGCTATCTATTTGTGAAATGA
- the cas7b gene encoding type I-B CRISPR-associated protein Cas7/Csh2 — MIVNNSEFLFLFEGTMTNPNGDPDQENKPRMDYETKTLLVSDVRRKRDCRDFLEEKGYDIFVATMNGTKVTMDKKFDAVLKKYGVDGKDVPEDKKIDAILDNHIDMRLFGSAMAVGGITKTFTGPVQISWGYSLHPVDLVKSSSIVTIMNDDSSTFGKMYKAHYALIAHSGSVNKYAAKKTRMSQEDLSIFRKSLVQSMMNNLTHSKQGQIPLMYLEVIYDENFDGYLGDLRRFIKAHYNPETPIRSGNDIKVDFSALSDELNLLKKKGYIKDVILWKSSQFTNVSGLPDAASVDMLDQIKAGR, encoded by the coding sequence ATGATAGTGAACAATAGTGAATTTTTATTCTTGTTTGAGGGTACTATGACAAATCCTAATGGTGATCCAGACCAGGAAAATAAGCCTAGAATGGATTATGAAACAAAGACACTGTTAGTTAGTGATGTAAGAAGAAAGAGGGATTGCAGAGATTTTCTTGAGGAAAAAGGCTATGACATATTTGTTGCCACAATGAATGGTACTAAGGTTACTATGGACAAGAAGTTTGATGCGGTTCTAAAAAAATATGGTGTTGATGGTAAAGATGTACCGGAGGATAAAAAAATTGATGCAATACTTGATAATCATATTGATATGAGATTATTTGGAAGTGCAATGGCGGTGGGTGGAATTACAAAAACCTTTACAGGACCTGTTCAAATTAGCTGGGGTTATTCACTTCACCCTGTAGATTTAGTAAAATCAAGCTCTATAGTTACCATTATGAATGATGACAGCTCAACCTTTGGGAAAATGTATAAGGCTCATTATGCTTTGATTGCTCATAGCGGAAGTGTAAATAAGTATGCTGCAAAGAAAACAAGAATGAGCCAAGAGGATTTAAGCATTTTCAGAAAATCTCTTGTCCAATCTATGATGAATAATCTAACTCATTCTAAGCAGGGACAGATACCTCTAATGTATCTTGAAGTGATTTATGACGAAAATTTTGATGGTTATCTAGGCGATTTGAGAAGGTTTATAAAAGCCCATTACAATCCAGAGACACCAATTAGAAGCGGCAATGACATAAAGGTTGACTTTTCAGCATTATCAGATGAATTGAATCTGTTAAAGAAGAAAGGATACATCAAGGATGTAATACTATGGAAAAGCAGTCAGTTTACAAATGTGTCAGGATTACCTGATGCAGCATCTGTTGATATGCTTGATCAAATAAAAGCAGGACGGTGA